The DNA segment TGACTTTTGCAAAAATTATTGATGAAATCGACCATCTTACCTAAACCCCTCAAACCCGGAGATTTACTGCGAGTTATTGCTCCTAGCGGTGCTTTAAGAGAATTTGCGGCTTTGAAGCAGAGTGTAGAAATTTGGCGATCGCGCGGTTATCGTATAGAAGTTAGCTCAGATATTGATCATCATTGGGGATATCTGGCTAATAAAGATGAAGTGCGTCGTCATCAGCTAGCTTCTGCTTGGCAAGACCCTGATTGTCGCGGTATTCTCTGCGCCAGAGGTGGTTTTGGTAGCACACGCATCTTAGAAGATTGGCATTGGCAAACCAACTCAGACCCAAAATGGTTGATTGGCTTTTCTGATATTACTGCTTTGTTGTGGAGTCTTTATAACGCAGGTATATCCGGTGTTCACGGCCCTGTACTCACAACTTTGGCAGATGAGCCAGACTGGTCAACTGAGCGCCTATTTAATTTGGTAGAAGGACGACCTATTGCACCCCTTAAAGGCTGTGGTTGGGGTGGTGGTGTGGCTACTGGCATTTTGCTTCCCGGTAATCTTACGGTGGCCACCCATCTTTTAAGCACACCAATTCAACCTAACTTTGATGGCGTAATTTTAGCTCTGGAAGATGTCACAGAAGCACCGTACCGTATC comes from the Nostoc sp. PCC 7120 = FACHB-418 genome and includes:
- a CDS encoding S66 peptidase family protein, which translates into the protein MKSTILPKPLKPGDLLRVIAPSGALREFAALKQSVEIWRSRGYRIEVSSDIDHHWGYLANKDEVRRHQLASAWQDPDCRGILCARGGFGSTRILEDWHWQTNSDPKWLIGFSDITALLWSLYNAGISGVHGPVLTTLADEPDWSTERLFNLVEGRPIAPLKGCGWGGGVATGILLPGNLTVATHLLSTPIQPNFDGVILALEDVTEAPYRIDRMLTQWRLSGVLAKVKGIALGSFTRCEAAPNIPSFNTEEVLRDRLADLGIPIVSDLPFGHGEHNASLPVGVPVTLDANHGVLDIVTL